A part of Ammospiza caudacuta isolate bAmmCau1 chromosome 7, bAmmCau1.pri, whole genome shotgun sequence genomic DNA contains:
- the ZNF326 gene encoding DBIRD complex subunit ZNF326, whose protein sequence is MDYGEAEDRDWRFPDTPMHCGVNMPSGSVSDMDRDYGHGGYGGPRSMDSYLNQSYGMESHGGGGGGGGGGGNRFGPYESYDSGSSLGGRDLYRSGYGYNEPEQSRFGGSYGGRFDNSYRNSLDSFGGRNQGGSSWEAPYSRSKLRPGFMEDRGRESYSSYSSFSSPHMKPAPVGSRGRGTPAYPESGFGSRNYDAFGGPSTGRGRGRGHMGDFGGMHRPGIVVDYHNKPSPAAVAARGIKRKMIPQPYNKPGGTFIKKPKMTKPILKLSQKKSPNTKTSYQDSTVEEIEVDTSGAVVIYEDFTRDAYDLGYQTFGDGKGEVKSEEEEKRRIEARREKQRRRREKNSEKYGDGYRMAFTCSFCKFRTFEEKEIESHLESAAHQETLDHIQKQTKFDKVVMEFLHECMVNKFKKTAMRKQQTSNQTENSQAAEKDIMEGVTADDHMMKVETVHCSACSVYVPALHSSVQQHLKSPDHTKGKQAYREQIKRESVLTATSILNNPIVKARYELYVKGENPFEINDQAQEQQTEEEEKADEPAEGEEEEEEEEEETEEQTDFTLDHTEDN, encoded by the exons atggaCTACGGGGAAG CTGAAGACAGAGATTGGAGATTCCCAGATACCCCCATGCATTGTGGTGTGAACATGCCCAGTGGGTCAGTCTCAG ACATGGACCGGGATTATGGGCATGGAGGCTATGGTGGCCCACGATCCATGGACTCTTACCTTAACCAATCCTATGGGATGGAGAGTCATGGAGGTGGAGGCggaggaggtggtggtggtggtaaCAG GTTTGGACCTTATGAGTCTTACGACTCCGGGTCTTCTCTGGGTGGGCGAGATCTGTACAGATCTGGCTATGGTTATAATGAACCCGAACAAAGCCGCTTCGGAGGTAGTTATGGTGGTCGATTTGACAACTCCTACCGGAATAGCCTTGACTCTTTCGGAGGTAGAAACCAGGGCGGGTCTAGCTGGGAAGCACCTTACTCCCGTTCAAAATTGAGGCCTGGGTTTATGGAGGACAGAGGAAGAGAGAGTTACTCTTCCTACAGCAGTTTTTCTTCACCCCATATGAAGCCTGCACCTGTAGGCTCTCGGGGGAGAGGAACGCCTGCTTATCCTGAAAGTGGATTTGGAAGCAGAAACTATGATGCTTTTGGAGGACCATCAACAGGCAGAGGCCGAGGCCGAGGA CATATGGGAGACTTTGGCGGAATGCACAGACCTGGAATTGTCGTTGACTATCATAACAAACCCAGTCCTGCAGCAGTTGCTGcaagaggaataaaaagaaaaatgatacCACAGCCATATAACAAACCTGGTGGGACATTTATCAAGAAACCCAAAATGACAAAGCCTATTTTGAAGCTGAGCCAGAAAAAGTCACCTA ACACGAAGACATCTTACCAGGATTCCACTGTAGAG GAAATTGAAGTTGATACAAGTGGTGCAGTTGTTATATATGAAGACTTCACAAGAGATGCTTATGATCTTGGTTATCAGACTTTTGGAG ATGGCAAAGGAGAAGTTAAaagtgaggaagaagagaagcGGCGGATTGAGGCCAGAAGAGAGAAGCAAAGGcgcagaagagaaaaaaacagtgaaaaatatgGTGATGGATACAG AATGGCATTTACTTGCTCATTTTGCAAGTTTCGAACgtttgaagaaaaagaaattgagtCACATCTGGAGAGTGCAGCTCACCAGGAGACATTGGATCATATccagaagcaaacaaaatttGACAAAGTAGTGATGGAATTTCTTCAT GAGTGTATGGTGAATAAATTCAAGAAGACAGCAATGCGTAAGCAACAGACAAGTAACCAAACAGAGAATTCCCAAGCTGCTGAAAAAGATATAATGGAAG GGGTTACAGCTGATGACCATATGATGAAAGTTGAGACTGTCCACTGCAGTGCTTGCAGTGTCTATGTTCCTGCATTGCACAGTTCTGTTCAGCAACACTTAAAATCTCCTGAtcacacaaaaggaaaacag GCCTACAGAGAACAAATAAAAAGGGAGAGTGTTCTTACTGCCACCAGCATCTTGAATAATCCTATTGTCAAGGCACGATATGAGCTGTATGTGAAG ggtgaaaatccttttgaaattaatgatcaggctcaggagcagcaaacggaagaagaagaaaaagctgaTGAGCCAGCTgagggtgaggaagaggaggaagaagaggaggaagaaactGAAGAACAAACTGACTTCACTTTAGACCACACTGAAGATAACTAA